A genomic region of Runella rosea contains the following coding sequences:
- a CDS encoding ChbG/HpnK family deacetylase yields MKYLLFFSLFIQISMAQTSNEIRLIIRSDDIGFCHTANEACMKVYTDGISRSVEILATAPWFMEAVKMLKTQPNYDVGVHLCLTSEWENLKWRPLTNAPSLTDADGYFPQFIWENKTLKNSAYLLQKPINIAEVEREFRAQIELVKKYLPWASHLSAHMGCTNANAEVKALTERLSAEYKLPIQMPQGTLPIKGFGGATKSPEQKEQDLVAILKALTPGTHFLVEHPGYDNGDMKGVGHIGYENVAYDREGVTRAFTSAAVKKVIAERNIKLISIKEALK; encoded by the coding sequence ATGAAATACCTCCTTTTTTTCAGCCTTTTTATTCAGATTTCGATGGCTCAAACCTCCAATGAAATCCGACTAATCATCCGCTCCGACGATATTGGCTTTTGCCACACGGCCAACGAAGCCTGTATGAAAGTATACACCGACGGCATCAGCCGCTCGGTAGAAATTCTGGCTACGGCACCGTGGTTTATGGAGGCCGTCAAAATGCTCAAAACTCAACCCAACTACGACGTAGGCGTACATCTCTGCCTCACCAGTGAGTGGGAAAACCTCAAATGGCGGCCCTTGACCAACGCCCCAAGCCTCACCGACGCCGACGGTTATTTCCCGCAGTTTATTTGGGAAAACAAAACCCTGAAAAACAGCGCTTACCTACTCCAAAAACCCATCAATATCGCGGAAGTAGAACGTGAATTTCGGGCGCAGATAGAGTTGGTCAAAAAATACCTACCATGGGCCAGCCACCTCTCCGCGCACATGGGTTGCACAAACGCCAACGCCGAGGTGAAAGCACTCACTGAACGGCTTTCGGCCGAGTATAAATTACCTATTCAAATGCCACAGGGAACGCTACCAATCAAAGGGTTTGGGGGAGCGACCAAATCGCCCGAACAAAAAGAACAAGACTTAGTGGCCATTTTAAAAGCACTTACGCCAGGCACACATTTTTTGGTTGAGCATCCTGGCTACGACAACGGCGACATGAAAGGCGTGGGCCATATTGGCTACGAAAACGTGGCTTACGACCGCGAAGGCGTTACGCGGGCGTTCACAAGCGCCGCTGTCAAAAAGGTAATTGCCGAGCGCAACATCAAACTCATCAGCATCAAAGAAGCTTTGAAATAA
- a CDS encoding serine hydrolase has protein sequence MAQLLTENQHTVFQDVVRHPEKYRLQIIYTQIDRDKNNKPSFKNYYFNLDSHIYFNPASIVKLPLALLSLEKINNLKINGLDRFMSMQFDSAFSGQTKEWKDETSPNGFPSIAHFIKKAFLVSDNDAYSRMYEFVGQQAINRALHAKGYPDTRITHRFVRMTPEENRHTNPVRFIREDGSLLYAQPAAYNPEPFDFSRIAKVGKGYMNAKDSLINEPIDFTTRNKLPLEAFQQMLQSVMFPLSVPAKQRFELTKEDYKFLYQYLSQFPGETNYPKYDGNQYYDSYVKFFFQDSTHHQLPEGVRVFNKVGWAYGFLTDASYVVDFKNKVEYMLSATVYVNSDGILNDNKYEYESVGHPFLYQLGQTIYQHELARKRAYRPNLSRFKITYEKRMKDTRPVIKDVDN, from the coding sequence GTTTTTCAGGACGTGGTCAGGCATCCCGAAAAATACCGCCTTCAGATTATCTACACGCAAATTGACCGCGACAAAAACAACAAACCATCTTTTAAAAATTACTATTTTAACCTCGACAGTCATATTTACTTCAATCCTGCTTCGATTGTTAAATTACCCCTTGCGTTGTTGTCTTTAGAAAAGATTAATAATTTGAAAATCAATGGATTAGATAGGTTTATGTCGATGCAGTTTGATTCGGCGTTTAGCGGACAAACCAAGGAGTGGAAAGATGAAACGTCGCCCAACGGATTTCCGTCGATTGCCCATTTTATCAAAAAAGCCTTTCTGGTCAGCGACAACGACGCCTACAGCCGGATGTATGAATTTGTGGGACAGCAGGCCATCAACCGCGCATTACACGCCAAAGGATACCCAGATACGCGCATCACACACCGTTTTGTGCGCATGACTCCCGAAGAAAATCGCCATACCAATCCCGTAAGGTTTATCCGCGAAGATGGCTCGCTTTTGTACGCCCAACCTGCTGCGTATAACCCTGAACCGTTTGATTTTAGTCGAATTGCCAAAGTGGGAAAGGGGTATATGAACGCCAAAGATAGTCTCATCAACGAGCCCATTGATTTTACGACGAGGAATAAATTACCACTGGAGGCTTTCCAACAAATGCTACAATCGGTGATGTTTCCTCTTTCAGTGCCAGCTAAGCAGCGTTTTGAGTTGACTAAAGAGGATTACAAGTTTCTGTATCAATACCTTTCTCAGTTTCCGGGAGAGACCAATTATCCCAAATATGACGGAAATCAATACTACGATAGTTACGTCAAATTCTTTTTTCAGGATAGCACCCACCACCAATTGCCTGAGGGCGTGCGAGTGTTCAACAAAGTGGGCTGGGCGTACGGTTTTCTGACGGACGCGTCGTACGTAGTAGATTTCAAAAATAAGGTAGAATACATGCTTTCGGCAACGGTGTACGTGAATAGTGACGGAATTCTGAACGATAATAAATATGAATACGAAAGTGTCGGACATCCGTTTTTGTATCAGTTGGGGCAAACGATTTATCAGCATGAGTTGGCGCGTAAAAGGGCTTATCGGCCAAACTTGAGCAGGTTCAAAATCACGTATGAGAAACGCATGAAAGATACCCGGCCCGTCATTAAAGACGTAGACAATTAA